A genomic window from Vigna radiata var. radiata cultivar VC1973A chromosome 2, Vradiata_ver6, whole genome shotgun sequence includes:
- the LOC106756045 gene encoding peptidyl-prolyl cis-trans isomerase 1, whose translation MPNPKVFFDMTIGGQPAGKIVFELFADTTPRTAENFRALCTGEKGVGRSGKPLHYKGSIFHRVIPNFMCQGGDFTAGNGTGGESIYGAKFADENFVKKHTGPGILSMANAGPGTNGSQFFICTTKTEWLDGKHVVFGQVVEGLNVVKEIEKVGSSSGKTSRPVAIADCGQLS comes from the coding sequence ATGCCGAACCCTAAGGTCTTCTTCGACATGACCATCGGCGGCCAACCCGCCGGCAAGATCGTGTTTGAGCTCTTTGCCGACACCACTCCCCGCACCGCCGAGAACTTCCGCGCTCTCTGCACCGGTGAGAAGGGAGTCGGTAGGAGCGGCAAGCCGCTCCACTACAAGGGCTCGATCTTCCACCGTGTGATCCCGAACTTCATGTGCCAAGGAGGCGACTTCACCGCCGGAAACGGCACAGGCGGCGAGTCGATCTACGGCGCCAAGTTCGCCGACGAGAACTTCGTGAAGAAGCACACCGGTCCTGGCATTCTCTCCATGGCGAACGCCGGTCCTGGAACCAACGGATCTCAGTTCTTCATCTGCACAACGAAGACGGAGTGGCTCGACGGCAAGCACGTGGTGTTCGGACAGGTCGTTGAGGGACTGAACGTGGTGAAGGAGATCGAGAAGGTCGGATCCAGCTCCGGCAAGACCTCGAGGCCGGTCGCCATCGCTGACTGTGGTCAACTCTCCTAG
- the LOC106756044 gene encoding uncharacterized protein LOC106756044, producing the protein MADISSVDASLWWDSFTVLLTELENSSLSSDLPPNLAKKLKDNHAWFVDTLSRFKPPNQSSKEALNSKTLKIGSHQVTVQPHLKDKALQISSILLLDEVQSYIFVERSIKHNDAVADSMAPEFLHMMLIQYYKERQCLLKCIRWILMHAIHNGPVSEDNTMKEEARKLFHDGLESKLILFFDNLLSCSYPEQMDVELFTLWAEETLIEDNLVLDILFLAYYDSLCTCSGEIWKKFIALYKGILAGDYNLGKLAITAETQQLSYHAKVQLLLILIETLNLENVLQMVHDEVPYRKGKSTFSMTDVQEMDALVSTFNAFEMNEAGPLVLAWAVFLYLLLTLMEKDENNDLTEIDHISYVRQAFEAGSLRYCLEILECDILKDYDGPMCGYRSVLRTFISAFIASYEINLQPDDGNSTLILDILCKIYRGEESLCIQFWDKGSFIDGPIRSLLCNLESEFPFRTVELVQLLSSLGEGTWPAECVYNFLNRSLGISSLFEINGDSQIVEAQQVVQVPGVQGLFIPAGTRGHVLRVVGENTALVRWEYTSSGIFVLLLHLAQEMYLDNKDEVAFTLDMLSRLVSFNTGICFAVMDISNSLQFDAVGLMNEQVEKRVWAVEIICNLIKKLSLNSGDAALMSMGIKILSIMLICSPSNVAAATLNANLFDMTLKTPVLNVGSNGLSSGSWLLSSELARMLSIDCEQNSNDCPLAISVLDFTIQLVETGVEHDDLLALIIFSLQYVLVNHEYWKYKTKHIRWKITLKVLELMKKCISSTPNYGKMGEIIRNVLFSDSSIHNTLFQIVCTTSHSLEKLHISRLFDPMEIEGLQLAISSVLDILSVMLTKLSKDTSVNFPVFLQAVFSCTTKPVPVVTSVLSLISYFQDPAIQYGAVRFISMLFAIADCIQPFSYGITCFVPDNEIMDLRQSLSYILLEQSVSNEDLFVATVNLFTSAAHYQPSFIVAIFAPEENTKDHLSIGDAKLQKEETSPIHAVFRKPSLIDALVHYIERADDLIKSNPRILLCVLNFMIALWQGAPQYANLLESLRRHGKFWEHLANAISNISSSEISLPTSLKEKDAFNLAYTFHCQSSILGIMAYELFLQRKLFHAESTVKDAAESKEKEQNVTRTEKSKATNLHDLKGIWSSLFNDSILKKLIKSYTSYGNNNDIYNGAKVATSLFSVHVMMKLAVCDSGSLSVLLLQKIHGILAKLSIHPAFSELLSQYSQRGYSEGKELKKLILSDLYYHLQGELEGRKIGIGPFKELSQYLVESNFLGTYQHQFNEDAFTKNMFTKNVYLFDLAHLREDLRLDVWDCNNWRTSKEVAEVMLRFLQDANSVMLLSSSKLSALKGLIAVLAVNHDSQGRATAGGRISDELIFTFMDNICQSFLSNVEILSSVLDASEDILNFLACEVELIFQLTRTVRKSLSLDVSLLVLKCASSGLRLLGSLKPAPSEANVIMKLLLTLLLSVLQSNSLNAHSGVVTKDNSGEVLSKVSNATLGLLPILCNCVATSDHCMLSLSVMDLILRSFLTPRTWLPVLQNHLQLPVVMLKLHDRSSTSIPVIMKFFLTLARVRGGADMLYCSGFLSSVRVLFAESGEDFSTISENLGASCEKFVIPQDIWGLGLAVVTAMVKSLGDHSSGTTIVDSMIPYFFSEKAHFIFYSLNAPDFPSDDRDKKRPRALRAFISLATLKETEHTLMLMCELAKHWNSWIKAIRNVDRQLREKCIHLLAFISRGSQRFGELSSRNAPLLCPPTLKEDFEISSKPSFVNSKNGWFALSPLGCVPKPKFSSFSTTSTHGQATESTDLIPKTCFSDTVALQVYRIAFLLLKFLCLQTEGAAKRAEEVGFVDLAHFPELPMPEILHGLQDQAIAITTELCQANKQRVSPEIQDVCNLLMQILEMALHLELCVLQICRIRPVSGRVEDFSKEAKSLFSALEGHAFLKASCNSLKQMISCVYPGLLQAENFI; encoded by the exons ATGGCCGATATCAGTTCGGTCGATGCTTCTTTATGGTGGGACTCATTCACCGTGCTCCTCACCGAGCTTGAGAATTCCTCTCTGTCCTCAGATCTCCCACCTAACTTG GCCAAAAAGTTGAAGGACAACCATGCCTGGTTCGTAGACACACTGTCGCGCTTCAAACCGCCCAATCAGAGTTCCAAGGAAGCTCTGAATTCAAAAACACTGAAAATTGGATCTCACCAGGTCACTGTTCAGCCTCACCTGAAAGATAAAGCGTTGCAGATTAGCTCCATCCTG CTACTAGACGAGGTTCAATCATACATTTTTGTTGAAAGGTCCATCAAACATAACGATGCAGTTGCTGATTCCATGGCTCCGGAGTTTCTTCACATG ATGTTAATTCAATATTACAAGGAGCGACAGTGCTTGCTAAAGTGCATCAGGTGGATTCTCATGCATGCTA TACATAATGGTCCTGTGTCTGAAGATAATACTATGAAGGAGGAGGCAAGAAAACTGTTTCACGATGGTCTTGaaagtaaattaatattattctttgaCAATCTTCTGTCCTGTAGCTACCCAGAACAAATG GATGTTGAGCTTTTTACACTGTGGGCTGAGGAGACTCTAATTGAAGACAACTTGGTCTTAGACATCCTTTTCCTGGCATATTATGACTCATTGTGTACCTGTAGCGGGGAAATCTGGAAGAAGTTTATTGCTCTTTACAAg GGGATCTTAGCTGGTGATTATAACTTGGGAAAGCTAGCAATTACTGCAGAAACACAACAATTGTCTTATCATGCTAAAGTTCAGCTGCTGcttattttaattgaaaccCTGAACCTGGAGAATGTTCTTCAAATGGTTCATGATGAAGTACCATATAG GAAAGGCAAGTCTACTTTTTCCATGACCGATGTCCAAGAGATGGATGCACTAGTTTCTACTTTCAATGCTTTTGAAATGAATGAAGCTGGTCCTCTAGTTCTAGCTTGGGCAGTATTTCTCTATCTGCTCTTGACACTTAtggaaaaagatgaaaacaatgaCCTAACG GAGATTGATCACATTAGTTATGTCCGTCAAGCCTTTGAAGCTGGATCGCTGCGATATTGTCTTGAAATTCTGGAATGTGACATTTTGAAAGATTATGAT GGCCCGATGTGTGGATATCGCAGTGTTTTGAGGACATTCATTTCTGCATTCATTGCATCTTATGAAATCAACCTTCAG CCTGATGACGGTAACTCCACTCTAATACTGGATATTCTATGCAAGATTTATCGTGGAGAG GAATCATTATGTATTCAGTTTTGGGACAAGGGGAGTTTTATTGATGGTCCAATTCGATCTCTTCTTTGCAACCTAGAGAGTGAGTTCCCTTTCAGGACTGTTGAACTTGTTCAACTCCTGTCATCCCTTGGTGAAGGAACTTGGCCAGCGGAGTGTGT GTATAACTTTCTAAATAGGTCTCTTGGTATATCATCTTTGTTTGAGATTAATGGTGATTCACAGATAGTTGAAGCACAACAGGTAGTGCAAGTTCCTGGGGTTCAAGGTCTCTTTATTCCAGCTGGAACTCGTGGCCATGTCTTGAGAGTTGTTGGAGAGAATACTGCCCTTGTACGATGGGAG TATACATCATCTGGAATATTCGTATTACTCTTACATTTGGCCCAAGAAATGTATTTGGATAACAAGGATGAAGTTGCTTTTACACTTGACATGCTTAGTAGATTGGTGTCCTTTAATACT GGTATTTGCTTTGCTGTGATGGACATCAGCAACTCTTTGCAATTTGATGCTGTTGGGTTGATGAATGAGCAGGTTGAAAAGAGGGTCTG GGCGGTTGAGATAATTtgcaatttaattaaaaaactgtCTCTGAATTCCGGTGATGCTGCACTTATGTCAATGGGTATCAAGATTTTATCCATTATGTTGATTtg TTCTCCATCTAACGTTGCAGCGGCTACTCTAAATGCAAACCTGTTTGATATGACTTTGAAGACACCTGTGTTGAATGTAGGCAGTAATGGCTTATCAAG CGGGTCATGGTTGCTTTCTTCTGAACTTGCTAGGATGCTTTCAATAGACTGTGAGCAAAACAGTAATGACTGCCCCTTGGCAATATCAG TGCTGGACTTCACCATACAGCTTGTAGAAACAGGAGTAGAGCATGATGATCTGCTGGCATTGATAATTTTCTCTTTGCAGTATGTTCTAGTCAATCACGAATATTGGAAATACAAGACGAAGCATATTAGATGGAAAATAACACTTAAG GTGCttgaattgatgaaaaaatgCATTTCATCAACGCCTAATTATGGAAAAATGGGTGAGATCATACGCAATGTGTTATTCTCTGATTCTTCCATCCATAACACATTATTCCAAATTGTTTGCACAACTTCACATTCTTTGGAG AAATTGCATATAAGCCGCCTCTTTGATCCAATGGAAATTGAAGGATTACAGCTTGCTATAAGTTCTGTTTTAGATATTCTTTCAGTCATGTTGACCAAACTTTCCAAG GATACTTCAGTGAACTTTCCAGTTTTTCTCCAAGCAGTTTTCTCTTGCACAACCAAACCGGTCCCTGTTGTCACTTCTGTCTTGTCCCTGATTTCATACTTTCAAGATCCG GCCATCCAATATGGAGCTGTTAGGTTTATTTCAATGTTATTTGCCATAGCCGATTGTATTCAACCATTTTCATATGGAATCACATGCTTCGTTCCTGATAATGAG ATCATGGATTTGAGGCAATCTCTGAGCTACATACTTCTTGAGCAATCAGTGTCAAATGAAGATCTATTTGTTGCCACTGTTAATCTGTTTACTTCTGCTGCACATTACCAG CCTTCTTTCATTGTTGCTATCTTTGCTCCAGAGGAGAACACGAAAGACCACTTGAGCATTGGTGATGCAAAGCTGCAAAAGGAGGAAACCTCTCCTATACATGCAGTTTTTAGAAAACCAAGTCTTATTGATGCACTTGTGCACTATATTGAAAGGGCGGATGATCTGATCAAGAG CAATCCCCGCATACTGCTTTGTGTACTTAACTTCATGATTGCCTTATGGCAAGGGGCTCCCCAGTATGCCAATCTCTTGGAGTCCTTAAGAAGGCATGGAAAGTTCTGGGAACACTTAGCTAATGCAATCTCAAATATTTCTAGCAGTGAAATTTCCTTGCCCACAAGCCTGAAAGAAAAAGATGCTTTCAATCTGGCATACACTTTCCATTGCCAGTCTTCGATACTAGGGATCATGGCATATGAACTATTCTTGCAGAGAAAGTTGTTTCATGCAGAGTCCACTGTGAAGGATGCAGCAGAATCTAAGGAGAAGGAGCAAAATGTCACAAGAACTGAGAAATCTAAAGCCACGAATCTTCATGATCTTAAGGGAATCTGGTCTTCATTGTTCAATGATTCCATTTTAAAGAAACTAATAAAGTCGTACACTTCGTATggaaataataatgatatatataatgGTGCAAAG GTGGCCACCagtttattctctgttcatgtGATGATGAAATTAGCAGTTTGCGACTCTGGAAGTTTATCTGTGTTATTGCTTCAGAAGATTCATGGAATTCTGGCTAAG TTGAGCATTCATCCTGCTTTTTCTGAATTGCTGTCTCAGTATTCACAACGTGGTTACAG TGAAGGTAAGGAACTAAAGAAATTGATACTCAGTGACCTCTATTATCATTTGCAAGGAGAGCTTGAAGGGAGAAAAATTGGTATTGGACCGTTCAAAGAATTATCTCAGTATCTTGTCGAATCAAACTTTTTGGGAACCTATCAACACCAGTTCAATGAAGATGCTTTTACAAAGAATATGTTTACGAAGAATGTATACTTGTTTGACCTTGCTCACTTGCGAGAAGATTTGAGATTAGATGTGTGGGATTGTAATAATTGGAGAACATCCAAGGAGGTTGCAGAAGTCATGTTGCGTTTCCTGCAAGATGCAAACTCAGTCATGTTGCTTTCAAGTTCAAAGCTTTCTGCATTAAAAGGATTGATAGCTGTTTTGGCTGTCAACCATGAT TCACAAGGGAGGGCTACAGCTGGAGGGAGGATCTCAGATGAACTCATATTTACTTTCATGGATAATATATGCCAATCTTTCCTTTCTAACGTGGAGATATTATCATCTGTTCTAGATGCCTCTGAGGATATTCTCAATTTTCTTGCATGTGAAGTAGAACTAATCTTCCAGTTGACAAGAACTGTCAGGAAAAGCCTCTCACTAGATGTATCCCTACTTGTTTTGAAATGTGCTAGTTCGGGTCTTAGACTATTGGGTTCACTTAAGCCGGCACCTTCTGAGGCTAATGTGATCATGAAACTTTTACTCACATTGCTGCTTTCAGTATTACAGTCCAACTCCCTTAATGCACACTCAGGTGTGGTAACCAAGGATAATTCTGGTGAGGTCTTATCAAAGGTTTCAAATGCAACCCTGGGTCTACTACCCATTCTTTGCAACTGTGTTGCGACTTCTGATCATTGCATGCTATCCCTGTCAGTCATGGATTTAATACTGAGAAGCTTCTTGACACCCAGGACTTGGTTACCTGTCCTGCAGAATCATCTCCAATTGCCAGTAGTTATGCTTAAACTCCACGATAGAAGTTCAACTTCTATTCCAGTAATAATGAAGTTCTTTTTGACCCTTGCACGAGTTAGAGGAGGTGCTGATATGCTTTATTGTTCCGGCTTTTTGTCATCTGTGAGAGTGTTATTTGCAGAATCTGGTGAGGATTTCTCGACCATTAGCGAGAATCTTGGGGCCTCGTGCGAGAAGTTTGTAATACCCCAGGATATTTGGGGGCTTGGATTAGCTGTGGTTACAGCCATGGTTAAATCCTTGGGAGACCATTCTTCTGGAACTACTATTGTGGATAGCATGATACCTTACTTTTTTTCAGAGAAAgctcattttatcttttattctcTAAATGCCCCGGACTTTCCTTCTGACGATCGTGACAAGAAAAGACCTCGAGCACTGAGGGCATTTATATCTTTAGCTACACTTAAAGAAACAGAACATACTTTAATGCTCATGTGTGAGCTAGCAAAACATTGGAATTCGTGGATTAAGGCAATACGAAATGTGGATAGACAGCTTAGAGAGAAGTGTATCCATCTTTTAGCCTTCATTAGCAGGGGATCTCAACGCTTTGGTGAATTGTCAAGCAGGAACGCCCCACTTTTATGTCCACCTACCCTGAAAGAGGATTTTGAAATTTCCTCAAAACCTTCCTTTGTCAATAGCAAAAATGGATGGTTTGCTCTTTCACCACTTGGATGTGTGCCAAAACCAAagttctcttctttctcaaccACTTCTACCCATGGCCAAGCAACTGAGAGTACTGATCTTATTCCGAAAACGTGCTTCTCTGATACTGTAGCCCTGCAGGTATATAGAATAGCatttcttcttttaaagtttctcTGTTTACAAACTGAGGGTGCTGCTAAAAGGGCTGAGGAGGTTGGGTTTGTTGATCTTGCACATTTTCCTGAGCTGCCAATGCCAGAAATCTTGCATGGATTACAG GATCAAGCTATTGCCATTACTACGGAACTCTGTCAAGCCAACAAACAAAGGGTCTCTCCAGAAATACAGGATGTTTGCAACTTACTGATGCAAATACTTGAAATGGCCTTGCACTTGGAACTTTGTGTTCTACAAATTTGTCGCATAAGACCTGTATCGGGGCGTGTGGAGGATTTCTCAAAGGAAGCAAAGTCTCTGTTTAGTG CACTGGAAGGTCATGCTTTTCTAAAAGCATCTTGCAACTCTCTAAAACAGATGATATCGTGTGTCTATCCTGGATTGTTGCAAGCAGAGAATTTCATATAA